From the Maioricimonas rarisocia genome, one window contains:
- a CDS encoding outer membrane protein assembly factor BamB family protein, which yields MTRSVLTLLTVLGMAIPAMADWPQFRGPGGQGVSEAKNVPVRWSDTENVAWKADLPGVAWSSPAVVDGRIYLTNAVQEGDDEYSLRAVCVQVSDGSTVWDREVFRQQGKVQIHNKNSHASPTPLVADGRVYVHFGPHGTACLDLAGQVQWKNDELTYSPVHGNGGSPALFEDLLIICCDGGDTQYVVGVERKTGRIRWKTPRDTEPKKGFSFSTPLIINVAGQAQAVCPASEAVFAYEPRTGEEIWRVRYPGGYSVVPRPVFAQGLVLVCTGYNRPSLLAIDPAGEGDITDTHVRWEVDRGVPHNPSVLAVGSEVYFVSDGGIASCVDATTGEVHWNERLGGKFSASPVYADGKVYFQDEQGTCTVVKAGTEFEVLAENTWAEEGARTFASFAVLDGTLFLRSETHLYRIGN from the coding sequence GTGACCCGATCTGTGCTGACGTTGCTGACTGTTCTGGGGATGGCCATTCCGGCGATGGCGGACTGGCCGCAGTTTCGCGGACCGGGCGGGCAGGGGGTCTCTGAGGCGAAGAACGTCCCTGTCCGGTGGAGCGATACCGAGAATGTCGCGTGGAAGGCGGATCTGCCGGGCGTGGCGTGGTCGTCGCCGGCGGTCGTCGATGGGCGTATCTACCTCACCAACGCCGTCCAGGAGGGAGACGATGAGTATTCTCTTCGGGCCGTCTGCGTGCAGGTCAGCGATGGCTCGACGGTGTGGGACCGGGAGGTGTTCCGGCAGCAGGGGAAGGTGCAGATCCACAACAAGAACAGTCACGCCAGTCCCACGCCGCTTGTTGCGGACGGGCGTGTCTACGTGCATTTCGGACCGCACGGGACCGCCTGCCTGGATCTGGCCGGCCAGGTGCAGTGGAAGAACGACGAGCTGACGTATTCCCCCGTGCATGGCAACGGCGGTTCGCCGGCCCTGTTCGAGGACCTGCTGATCATCTGCTGTGACGGCGGCGACACGCAGTACGTTGTTGGCGTCGAACGGAAGACCGGCCGCATCCGCTGGAAGACGCCCCGCGACACCGAGCCGAAGAAGGGCTTCTCCTTCAGTACGCCGTTGATCATCAATGTCGCCGGACAGGCCCAGGCCGTCTGCCCGGCGAGTGAGGCGGTCTTTGCGTACGAGCCGCGAACGGGTGAGGAGATCTGGCGAGTCCGCTATCCGGGCGGTTACTCGGTGGTGCCGCGGCCTGTCTTCGCGCAGGGACTGGTGCTCGTCTGCACCGGGTACAACCGACCGTCGCTGCTGGCGATCGATCCGGCCGGCGAAGGGGACATCACCGACACCCACGTCCGCTGGGAAGTGGATCGCGGGGTGCCGCACAATCCGTCGGTCCTCGCGGTCGGCAGCGAGGTCTACTTCGTCTCGGACGGCGGCATTGCCAGTTGCGTCGATGCGACGACGGGCGAGGTGCACTGGAACGAGCGGCTGGGGGGGAAGTTCTCTGCCTCGCCGGTCTACGCCGACGGCAAGGTGTACTTCCAGGACGAGCAGGGGACCTGCACAGTCGTGAAGGCGGGGACGGAATTCGAGGTCCTCGCCGAGAACACCTGGGCCGAAGAGGGGGCCCGCACGTTCGCGTCGTTCGCCGTGCTGGACGGGACGCTGTTCCTGCGGAGCGAGACGCACCTGTACCGCATCGGCAACTGA
- a CDS encoding prepilin peptidase, with amino-acid sequence MIRIDLPPWFIFTGLFVLGAIVGSFLNVCILRIPQRERFWESLQGLWDRPSHCPRCKTDIRWHDNVPILGWLILRGRCRNCRMRISPRYPFIELLNALLFVVLFWFEVPVGWNELTASCLYTELGPQAIPGLGPLSPTTFVLLRYVYHLVLIEALLVASFIDFDLRIIPDGATLPAMAFGVIASTAIGRVHLVPAWFQSPALLNDFRIAVPEALHPLLTAPAVPAWFSQYPHLHGLLVSLAGLVVGGGIVWAVRIIGQWILGKEAMGFGDVILMAMIGSFLGWQATVVAFFLAPACALAVVSVSWIFRRDRYIPYGPYLSLGALLVLVGWQRIWPAAERIFSLGPMLLVVSFVMLALFVANLALVQGVKRLLGIDVDPEEPDAVWTAADQNQYFAGELADRHSGRWKTNHDWPGISSGRGTLHQERWRG; translated from the coding sequence GTGATCCGTATCGATCTGCCACCGTGGTTCATCTTCACGGGGCTGTTCGTTCTGGGAGCGATCGTCGGCAGCTTCCTGAACGTCTGCATTCTGCGGATCCCCCAGCGGGAACGGTTCTGGGAGTCACTGCAGGGACTGTGGGACCGCCCCTCGCACTGTCCCCGCTGCAAGACAGACATCCGCTGGCACGATAACGTGCCGATCCTCGGCTGGCTGATCCTCCGCGGGCGCTGCCGCAACTGCCGGATGCGGATCTCCCCACGCTATCCGTTCATCGAACTGCTCAATGCGCTGCTGTTCGTGGTGCTGTTCTGGTTCGAGGTCCCGGTGGGCTGGAACGAGCTGACCGCCAGCTGCCTGTACACCGAACTGGGACCACAGGCGATTCCGGGTCTGGGCCCCTTGAGCCCAACCACGTTCGTCCTGCTCCGCTACGTCTACCACCTGGTTCTCATCGAGGCCCTGCTGGTCGCATCGTTCATCGACTTCGACCTGCGGATTATTCCCGACGGAGCGACATTGCCGGCGATGGCGTTCGGCGTCATCGCCAGCACGGCAATCGGACGCGTGCACCTCGTGCCCGCCTGGTTCCAAAGCCCCGCGCTGCTCAACGACTTCCGCATTGCCGTCCCGGAAGCCCTGCATCCGCTGCTGACCGCCCCTGCCGTGCCGGCCTGGTTCTCCCAGTATCCGCACCTGCACGGTCTGCTGGTCAGTCTGGCCGGCCTGGTGGTCGGAGGTGGGATCGTCTGGGCGGTCCGCATCATCGGCCAGTGGATCCTCGGCAAGGAGGCGATGGGCTTTGGCGACGTCATCCTGATGGCGATGATCGGCAGCTTTCTCGGCTGGCAGGCGACGGTCGTCGCATTCTTTCTGGCTCCCGCCTGTGCCCTGGCGGTGGTCTCTGTCAGCTGGATATTCCGTCGGGACCGCTACATCCCTTACGGGCCGTACCTCAGTCTGGGGGCCCTGCTCGTCCTGGTTGGCTGGCAGCGAATCTGGCCTGCTGCCGAGCGGATCTTCTCACTGGGACCGATGCTGCTCGTCGTCAGCTTCGTGATGCTGGCCCTGTTCGTCGCCAACCTGGCACTCGTGCAGGGGGTCAAGCGGCTGCTGGGGATCGACGTCGACCCCGAAGAGCCGGACGCCGTCTGGACCGCCGCCGACCAGAACCAGTACTTCGCCGGCGAACTGGCCGACCGGCACTCCGGCCGCTGGAAGACGAACCACGATTGGCCCGGCATCTCCAGCGGACGGGGCACCCTGCACCAGGAACGCTGGCGCGGCTGA
- a CDS encoding shikimate kinase, producing MITLTGYRGTGKSSVAPLLANRLGWSWIDADAEIERRAGQSISDIFAAGGEPEFRRQERAVMVDLLSRDRLVIASGGGAILDEQTRRDMQQAGPVVWLEAEVDTILARMGTDETTTSRRPALTEHDPRAEVEQLLSIRGPLYEAVATIRVKTDQQTPEQIVEQLLTELPADVQETGR from the coding sequence ATGATCACACTGACAGGCTATCGCGGCACCGGCAAAAGCAGTGTCGCGCCGCTGCTCGCGAACCGTCTGGGCTGGAGCTGGATCGACGCCGACGCCGAGATCGAACGGCGGGCCGGCCAGTCAATCAGCGACATCTTTGCCGCAGGAGGCGAACCGGAATTCCGCCGCCAGGAACGGGCCGTGATGGTCGACCTGCTCTCCCGCGACCGGCTGGTGATCGCCTCCGGCGGTGGGGCGATCCTCGACGAACAGACCCGCCGCGACATGCAGCAGGCCGGACCGGTCGTCTGGCTCGAAGCCGAAGTGGATACGATTCTCGCCCGCATGGGGACCGACGAGACCACGACGAGTCGCCGCCCTGCCCTCACTGAGCACGACCCGCGGGCCGAAGTGGAGCAACTGCTGTCCATTCGGGGACCGCTGTACGAAGCGGTCGCGACGATTCGCGTCAAAACCGATCAGCAGACGCCGGAACAGATCGTCGAGCAGCTCCTCACAGAACTTCCCGCCGACGTGCAGGAGACCGGCCGGTGA
- the aroE gene encoding shikimate dehydrogenase, which yields MICVTIGRSRHKMVSAEHRALAEKGAQLVELRVDWIARKPDLGRLLKDRPTPVVVTCRRPADGGKWRGTDDERMMILRQAIVDGAEYVDLEADIATKVPRYGKTRRIVSHHDFERTPDNLEEIHAELCKCDPDVVKIVTMANSPLDNVRMLRLVASAEVPTVGFCMGDMGTVSRLLCGKYGSPFTYASFSSERMMAPGQVAFDEMQKIYRYDDIDADTLVYGVLGDPIGHSYSPMLHNATFRQEAVKAVYLPIRVPAEEITKTLQQFSAIDIRGYSVTIPHKEAAARFANYPDESVKQIGAANTLYCDDRGRWFAANTDYEAALSTIRDALQERNANDAKLDGKRVLLLGAGGVARAIGFALARAGSIVTIANRTKARARELSEQLDCQFVTWENRGSVASDILVNCTPIGMFPNMDETPYPQHWIRDGMLVFDTIYNPENTLLLKDARVRDCAVASGLEMFVRQAAAQFECFTQRPAPIEFMRETLRKGLSPVRVKRPD from the coding sequence ATGATCTGTGTGACGATCGGCCGCAGCCGGCACAAAATGGTATCTGCCGAGCACCGGGCCCTTGCCGAAAAGGGGGCCCAGCTCGTCGAACTCCGCGTGGACTGGATTGCCCGCAAACCGGACCTGGGCCGGCTGCTCAAGGATCGTCCCACCCCCGTGGTCGTCACCTGTCGCCGCCCAGCCGATGGAGGCAAATGGCGGGGCACCGATGACGAACGGATGATGATCCTGCGACAGGCGATCGTCGACGGAGCCGAGTACGTCGATCTCGAAGCCGACATTGCCACCAAGGTTCCCCGCTACGGCAAGACCCGCCGCATCGTCAGCCATCACGACTTCGAGCGGACGCCGGACAACCTCGAAGAGATCCACGCCGAGCTGTGCAAATGCGATCCCGACGTCGTCAAAATCGTGACGATGGCGAACTCGCCGCTCGATAACGTCCGCATGCTGCGGCTCGTCGCCAGTGCCGAGGTGCCGACCGTCGGCTTCTGCATGGGGGACATGGGGACGGTCAGCCGGCTGCTGTGCGGCAAGTACGGTTCGCCATTCACGTACGCCAGCTTCAGTTCCGAGCGGATGATGGCCCCCGGCCAGGTCGCGTTCGATGAGATGCAGAAGATCTATCGGTACGACGACATCGATGCCGACACGCTCGTCTACGGCGTCCTCGGCGACCCGATCGGGCACAGCTACAGCCCGATGCTGCACAACGCGACCTTCCGGCAGGAAGCCGTGAAGGCGGTGTACCTGCCAATCCGCGTCCCGGCAGAAGAAATCACCAAGACGCTGCAGCAGTTCTCGGCGATTGACATCCGCGGCTACAGCGTCACGATCCCGCACAAGGAAGCCGCCGCCCGCTTCGCCAACTACCCCGACGAATCGGTCAAGCAGATCGGTGCGGCCAACACGCTCTACTGCGACGACCGCGGCCGCTGGTTCGCCGCCAACACCGACTACGAAGCGGCACTGAGCACCATTCGGGACGCGCTGCAGGAGCGGAACGCCAACGATGCGAAGCTGGACGGCAAGCGGGTCCTGCTGCTGGGAGCCGGCGGCGTGGCCCGGGCGATCGGCTTCGCTCTCGCACGGGCGGGCAGTATCGTCACCATCGCCAACCGGACCAAGGCCCGTGCCCGCGAACTCTCCGAGCAGCTCGATTGCCAGTTCGTCACCTGGGAGAACCGCGGCAGCGTTGCCTCGGACATCCTGGTGAACTGCACGCCGATCGGCATGTTCCCCAACATGGACGAGACGCCGTACCCGCAGCACTGGATCCGCGACGGGATGCTCGTGTTCGATACGATCTACAATCCCGAGAACACACTGCTCCTCAAGGACGCCCGGGTACGGGACTGCGCCGTCGCCAGTGGTCTGGAAATGTTCGTCCGTCAGGCAGCCGCGCAGTTCGAATGCTTCACGCAACGTCCCGCCCCCATCGAGTTCATGCGGGAAACGCTGCGGAAAGGACTTTCACCCGTTCGTGTCAAACGACCGGACTGA
- a CDS encoding YciI family protein produces the protein MRVMVMVKATQQSETGQLPSEQLLKDMMEFNNELVEAGIMKAGEGLKPSSEAVRVHFSGRERSVTDGPFAETKELVAGYWIWEVDSMEQAVEWVKRCPNPMESDSDIDIRPIFEIEDFAEIDPEGEIARGEEQLLNTMAGRNATVEPYLFFGGTCEDALRFYREAIGAEVGMVLRFSESPEPAPEGMVPEGFENKIMHCDFTVGNLRIMASDGCNEGEAPSGFRLALSVPTEEEAHRLFDALADGGTADMPLTKTFWSPCYGQVTDRFGVGWMVMVPGE, from the coding sequence ATGCGCGTCATGGTGATGGTCAAGGCGACACAGCAGTCCGAAACCGGTCAGCTCCCCAGCGAGCAACTCCTCAAGGACATGATGGAATTCAATAACGAGCTGGTCGAAGCCGGCATCATGAAGGCAGGCGAAGGCCTCAAGCCGAGTTCGGAAGCCGTTCGCGTTCACTTCTCGGGCAGGGAACGTTCCGTCACCGACGGCCCTTTCGCCGAGACCAAGGAACTCGTCGCCGGCTACTGGATCTGGGAAGTCGACTCGATGGAGCAGGCGGTCGAGTGGGTCAAGCGCTGCCCGAACCCGATGGAGAGCGACTCCGACATCGATATCCGCCCGATCTTCGAGATCGAAGACTTCGCCGAAATCGATCCGGAAGGAGAGATCGCCCGGGGCGAAGAGCAGCTTCTGAACACCATGGCCGGGCGGAACGCGACCGTCGAGCCGTACCTGTTCTTCGGCGGCACGTGTGAAGACGCACTCCGGTTCTACCGCGAAGCGATCGGCGCCGAAGTCGGCATGGTGCTGCGGTTCAGCGAGAGCCCCGAGCCGGCCCCGGAAGGGATGGTCCCGGAAGGGTTCGAGAACAAGATCATGCATTGCGACTTCACCGTCGGCAACCTGCGGATCATGGCCTCCGACGGCTGCAACGAGGGTGAAGCCCCCAGCGGATTCCGCCTGGCTCTGTCGGTCCCCACTGAAGAGGAGGCCCATCGTCTGTTCGACGCCCTCGCAGACGGCGGCACCGCCGACATGCCGCTGACAAAAACGTTCTGGTCCCCCTGCTACGGCCAGGTGACCGACAGATTCGGTGTCGGCTGGATGGTGATGGTCCCCGGCGAGTGA
- a CDS encoding IS4 family transposase encodes MAMLQLEINDWAQENFGACQLGDVRRTRRAVKLAAQVAARPDGSTPEQTEAWPDCKAAYRLFDRDEVTFDALCEPHWELTRNRDGGTWLLLGDTTEIDFRIQREISGLGPTGDGKGRGFFLHSSLMIDADTGEIAGLAGAELFHRKPAPKGETRRQQMNRERESEVWGRVIDRVGTPPEGAHFIHVFDAGADNFEVFCHLQIQKCGWVIQAAHKHRRVFGPEGDRLPLQALIDRQPVSGMSELSLRSRKQASGTKQSSRTALLEVRHAPLTMPIPKTQTPFVQQCGIKRIPMWVIDIREVDAPADVKEPLHWVLLTSEPVQSFDDARTVIGWYEKRPVIEDYHKCLKTGCRVEERQYETSERLEAVTGMLSVVAIRLLQLKYVARSEPNVPAKRVVPPTWLEMLQAVQRGKRQIRTVRDFFRSLAMLGGFLGRKSDGEPG; translated from the coding sequence ATGGCCATGCTGCAGCTGGAGATCAACGATTGGGCCCAGGAGAATTTTGGAGCATGTCAGTTGGGTGACGTTCGAAGAACCAGGCGGGCAGTGAAACTCGCCGCGCAAGTAGCCGCTCGCCCCGATGGCAGCACTCCCGAACAGACGGAAGCCTGGCCCGACTGCAAGGCTGCGTACCGCCTGTTTGACCGGGACGAGGTGACGTTCGATGCGCTGTGCGAACCGCACTGGGAACTGACACGCAACCGTGATGGAGGCACCTGGCTGCTGCTCGGTGACACGACCGAGATTGACTTCCGGATCCAGCGCGAGATCTCCGGACTGGGACCAACCGGTGACGGCAAGGGCCGGGGTTTCTTCCTGCACTCGTCGCTGATGATTGATGCGGACACGGGGGAGATTGCCGGGCTGGCCGGTGCGGAACTGTTTCATCGCAAACCGGCCCCCAAGGGCGAAACCCGCCGTCAACAGATGAACCGCGAACGGGAATCGGAGGTCTGGGGCCGGGTGATTGACCGTGTCGGCACGCCGCCGGAGGGAGCCCACTTTATTCACGTGTTCGATGCTGGGGCAGATAATTTTGAAGTCTTCTGTCATCTGCAGATCCAGAAGTGCGGATGGGTGATCCAAGCCGCGCACAAACATCGTCGGGTGTTCGGTCCGGAAGGGGACCGCCTGCCGCTGCAGGCGCTGATCGACCGGCAGCCGGTCAGCGGAATGTCTGAACTGTCGCTCCGATCGCGCAAACAGGCATCGGGCACCAAACAGTCGTCCCGCACAGCCCTGCTCGAAGTCCGGCATGCGCCGTTGACCATGCCGATCCCGAAGACACAGACTCCCTTCGTGCAGCAGTGCGGGATCAAACGGATACCGATGTGGGTGATCGACATCCGGGAAGTGGATGCACCGGCCGACGTGAAAGAACCGCTGCACTGGGTGCTGCTGACCTCCGAACCGGTGCAGAGCTTCGACGATGCGCGGACCGTGATCGGCTGGTATGAGAAACGGCCGGTGATTGAGGACTATCACAAGTGCCTGAAAACGGGCTGTCGCGTGGAAGAACGGCAGTACGAGACCAGTGAGCGTCTGGAAGCCGTGACGGGCATGCTGAGCGTGGTCGCCATACGTTTGCTGCAGCTGAAGTATGTGGCGCGGTCCGAACCGAACGTCCCCGCGAAACGGGTTGTTCCGCCGACATGGCTGGAGATGCTGCAGGCCGTCCAGCGAGGCAAACGACAGATCAGGACGGTCCGCGACTTCTTTCGTTCGCTGGCCATGCTTGGCGGATTCCTCGGTCGCAAATCGGACGGTGAGCCGGGCTGA
- the mutL gene encoding DNA mismatch repair endonuclease MutL yields the protein MSASTEAAPRIQQLSTSVINKIAAGEVIERPASVVKELLENSVDALSTRIEVDIEQGGAELIRIVDDGEGIHPDDVPLAIASHATSKITGADDLFHVQTMGFRGEALASISEVSRFRLRTRQADQLAGVEMQVDGGNVSPLQPCGCPPGTQIEIRELFFNTPVRRKFLKTPATEFAHISEQFTRVALANPRLHMVLRHNNKSVYELPATDRLIDRLELFFGSQLAESLIPIERSSGELRVWGYVAQPRQSKATRKGQYLFLNGRWIQDRSLQHALTEAYRGLLMVGRQPIAYLFFEVPASQVDVNVHPTKSEVRFRDSQQMYRLLLSTLRNTFLGMDLDSPLSLRSDDAGSRGNASAVEVEKTQRELVDWANDQLSRWKPTEDLSDLEAAMPASPPVTPADPPAMPSESGSSPAAFDTDADASSASPAMPGSVAPGASTSDAAPADVPAASAEPSDLPETPRALQVHDCYLVVETREGITVIDQHALHERIMYEHLRRRVLGGAIEVQRLLMPVTIELSSREAGLLLDRTELLAELGLLVEPFGGNSVMLSGYPTMLAKADPAELLRAVVEQIDSAGQSVTRRDLLDSLLHMMSCKAAIKAGQRLKPEEIDSLLAQRHLVDDHHHCPHGRPTALTLSRSELDRQFGRLG from the coding sequence ATGAGTGCGTCTACGGAGGCCGCCCCCCGCATCCAGCAGCTCTCCACGAGCGTGATCAACAAGATCGCCGCCGGCGAGGTGATCGAACGCCCCGCCAGCGTCGTCAAGGAACTGCTCGAAAACTCCGTCGACGCCCTCTCGACCCGCATCGAAGTCGACATCGAACAGGGGGGAGCGGAGCTGATCCGCATCGTCGACGACGGCGAAGGAATCCACCCCGACGACGTCCCCCTCGCGATCGCCAGCCACGCGACCAGCAAGATCACCGGCGCCGACGACCTGTTCCACGTCCAGACGATGGGGTTCCGCGGCGAAGCGCTCGCCTCGATCAGCGAAGTCTCCCGCTTCCGACTCCGCACCCGACAGGCCGATCAGCTCGCCGGCGTCGAAATGCAGGTGGACGGCGGCAACGTCTCGCCACTGCAGCCCTGCGGCTGTCCGCCAGGCACGCAGATCGAAATCCGCGAACTGTTCTTCAACACCCCGGTCCGCCGCAAGTTCCTCAAGACGCCGGCCACCGAGTTCGCCCACATCTCCGAACAGTTCACGCGGGTGGCGCTGGCGAATCCGCGGCTGCACATGGTGCTGCGGCACAACAACAAGTCGGTCTACGAACTCCCTGCGACCGACCGTTTGATCGACCGGCTCGAACTCTTCTTCGGTTCGCAGCTCGCCGAATCGCTGATCCCGATCGAACGCTCGTCCGGAGAACTCCGCGTGTGGGGCTACGTCGCCCAGCCACGCCAGAGCAAAGCCACCCGCAAGGGACAGTACCTGTTTCTCAACGGCCGCTGGATCCAGGACCGCTCGCTGCAGCACGCACTCACCGAAGCGTACCGCGGACTGCTGATGGTCGGCCGCCAGCCGATCGCCTACCTCTTCTTCGAAGTCCCCGCCAGCCAGGTGGACGTCAACGTTCACCCCACCAAGAGTGAAGTCCGCTTCCGCGACAGCCAGCAGATGTACCGGCTGCTGCTCTCCACCCTGCGGAACACCTTCCTGGGAATGGACCTCGATTCCCCCCTGAGCCTGCGCAGCGATGACGCCGGCAGCCGTGGCAACGCTTCAGCCGTCGAGGTCGAGAAGACCCAGCGCGAACTGGTCGACTGGGCGAACGATCAGCTTTCCCGCTGGAAGCCGACCGAGGATCTCTCGGACCTCGAAGCGGCCATGCCCGCGTCGCCACCGGTCACTCCCGCAGACCCACCGGCGATGCCTTCGGAAAGTGGTTCCTCACCGGCAGCGTTCGACACCGATGCGGACGCCTCGTCGGCTTCCCCTGCAATGCCCGGCTCCGTAGCGCCCGGGGCTTCGACCTCCGACGCCGCACCAGCCGACGTCCCTGCAGCGAGCGCGGAACCGTCCGATCTCCCCGAAACGCCGCGGGCCCTGCAGGTGCATGACTGTTATCTGGTCGTGGAAACCCGCGAGGGAATCACGGTCATCGACCAGCATGCTCTGCACGAGCGGATCATGTACGAGCACCTCCGGCGGCGGGTGCTCGGCGGGGCCATCGAAGTGCAGCGACTGCTGATGCCGGTCACCATCGAGCTCTCCTCGCGGGAAGCCGGCCTGCTGCTGGACCGGACCGAACTGCTGGCCGAACTGGGACTGCTCGTGGAGCCGTTCGGCGGGAATTCGGTGATGCTCTCCGGCTATCCGACGATGCTGGCGAAGGCGGACCCGGCCGAGCTGCTGCGGGCCGTCGTCGAACAGATCGACAGTGCCGGCCAGTCGGTCACCCGCCGCGATCTGCTCGACAGCCTGCTGCATATGATGTCCTGCAAGGCGGCGATTAAGGCCGGGCAGCGGCTCAAGCCGGAAGAGATCGACAGCCTGCTCGCCCAGCGGCACCTGGTGGACGATCATCACCACTGCCCGCACGGTCGCCCGACCGCGTTGACCCTCTCCCGTTCGGAGCTGGACCGCCAGTTCGGCCGGCTGGGGTGA
- a CDS encoding DNA topoisomerase I: protein MPLPKLWLIDRLLAPVIRPLSRLLVGLIAVPLFRLFRTRVLRLHELDEELEKDFEQWFRASLLLLAASKNVELQLAEWSSVNFNLDIDRWYVTLGRLMLAISVIEAMPDQELFAIIHPGPPPLKYERKKGLWKCCREQCWPYIRGWFFRHLNRSSPVLAIMAVIFGGLPDGNSWDYALGWIFYFLAIAQYLIIGLITSRDKAVDVLSDFDREVARRRRELVDGIEESLEVDMQGTGSPAAASPHPTFEATDLPPRPTTPNGDVAKPQPGR, encoded by the coding sequence GTGCCGCTGCCCAAGCTCTGGTTGATCGACCGGCTGCTGGCACCGGTGATTCGTCCCCTGTCCCGGCTGCTGGTCGGCCTGATCGCCGTCCCGCTGTTCCGCCTGTTCCGCACCCGCGTACTGCGGCTGCATGAACTGGATGAGGAGCTCGAAAAGGACTTCGAGCAGTGGTTCCGCGCGTCACTGCTGCTGCTGGCGGCCAGCAAGAATGTCGAACTACAGCTTGCCGAGTGGTCCTCGGTGAACTTCAACCTCGATATCGACCGCTGGTACGTGACGCTGGGCCGGCTGATGCTGGCGATCAGCGTCATCGAGGCGATGCCCGATCAGGAACTGTTCGCGATCATCCATCCCGGCCCGCCCCCGCTCAAATACGAACGGAAAAAGGGCCTGTGGAAATGCTGTCGCGAACAGTGCTGGCCTTACATTCGCGGCTGGTTCTTCCGACACCTCAACCGCTCCTCCCCCGTGCTGGCGATCATGGCGGTCATCTTTGGCGGCCTGCCGGACGGAAACAGCTGGGACTATGCCCTGGGCTGGATCTTCTACTTCCTGGCGATCGCCCAGTACCTGATCATCGGACTGATCACATCACGGGACAAGGCGGTCGACGTCCTGTCCGACTTCGACCGTGAAGTCGCCCGCCGGCGGCGGGAACTGGTCGACGGGATCGAAGAGTCTCTCGAGGTGGACATGCAGGGGACCGGCAGTCCTGCAGCTGCGTCCCCTCATCCGACCTTCGAAGCGACCGATCTGCCGCCGCGACCGACAACCCCGAACGGCGACGTTGCGAAACCGCAGCCCGGCCGGTAA